The following coding sequences lie in one Bacteroides helcogenes P 36-108 genomic window:
- a CDS encoding L-threonylcarbamoyladenylate synthase, with the protein MLLKLYEKNNNPADLQQIINLLNDGGIIIYPTDTMYAIGCHALKERAIERICQLKDIDPKKNNLSIICYDLSSISEYAKVDNNTFKLMKRNLPGAFTFILNGTTRLPKIFRNRKEVGIRMPDSSIIREIARLLDAPIMTTTLPYDDSEDIEYATDPELINEKFGNTVDLIIDGGIGGTEGSTIVDCTNGETEIVRQGKGWLDEG; encoded by the coding sequence ATGCTTCTGAAACTTTATGAAAAGAACAACAATCCCGCCGACCTGCAACAAATCATCAATCTGCTGAACGATGGGGGAATCATTATTTATCCCACAGATACCATGTATGCCATCGGCTGTCACGCCCTGAAAGAGCGTGCCATCGAACGTATCTGCCAACTGAAAGACATAGACCCGAAGAAAAACAATCTTTCCATCATCTGCTACGACCTGAGCAGTATCAGCGAATATGCCAAAGTGGATAACAACACCTTCAAACTGATGAAGCGCAACCTGCCCGGCGCTTTCACCTTTATTCTGAACGGAACCACACGTCTGCCCAAGATTTTCCGCAACCGCAAGGAGGTCGGCATCCGCATGCCCGACAGTTCAATTATCCGGGAAATAGCCCGTTTGCTGGATGCTCCCATCATGACCACCACACTGCCCTACGACGACAGCGAAGATATAGAGTACGCCACCGATCCGGAACTGATCAATGAAAAATTCGGCAATACCGTAGATTTAATAATCGATGGCGGCATCGGCGGTACTGAAGGCTCCACCATAGTGGACTGTACCAACGGAGAAACAGAAATAGTACGCCAGGGAAAAGGTTGGCTGGACGAAGGATAA
- a CDS encoding family 20 glycosylhydrolase, protein MKRFLVLACVWLFTDMLYSNELDGRFLLLPQPQSVELTSGKGIDYLKLSYIQPLNDAPVPVLGEMLDRLPRSPRAGKPIRLQLTDKDTPASSEGYILKIDDNGVQISSKAVTGLFYGCQTLEQLMEDARDFKALIPSMKITDYPAISYRAVHFDSKHHLNRMEYYYREIDKLARYKINAVIWELEDKLRYTRRPEIAASNAISKQEMQALCRYARERNVEISPLVQGLGHAGFILKHHWELRENPDSDWEFCPSDPRTYELQFDLYRDAIEAMPYGRYLHVGGDEITAIGIDERCKATGKTPFELQMIWLRKVCDFATAHGRIPIFWDDMPLKYGGVWNLVNGNESAEEVAAKWNNEKLDEGIGLFPKECIYMRWNYRDATKPGHQRILQWYHDKGLKVMGATSVAFGDSPFMPRDSSLASNIKGFNVLVARNQLKGILATTWDDGSPHSETVWRGYIAQGEYGWNPTARSVEAFKTAHAQREFGFRPEDKRMAFVDDMEQEAFFFDAALVSAGRRNPAWGTTKFTLITLPDKNAPGQWSRAYQQKIAQAEMEAKRYDVICKGIEAAKQHALRNRYTLEVYEQTNHLLNFPVRLILALHAYDIAADENSRKVALRRIGEVCEYFRTMRMNLEDVYSRTRFMQQPDGYITDQNHSNHLAAKTSNSDWWYYYEIPMVKKTKVWLESLINK, encoded by the coding sequence ATGAAAAGATTCCTCGTATTAGCTTGTGTATGGCTATTCACTGATATGCTTTATTCTAACGAATTGGATGGCAGGTTTCTATTGCTTCCTCAACCACAGTCCGTAGAACTTACTTCGGGGAAGGGAATCGACTATCTGAAATTGTCTTACATACAGCCATTGAATGATGCTCCTGTGCCCGTATTAGGGGAAATGCTTGACAGGCTTCCACGCAGTCCACGGGCCGGAAAACCGATTCGGCTTCAACTGACCGATAAAGACACTCCTGCATCTTCTGAAGGGTATATTCTGAAGATTGATGATAATGGAGTTCAAATTTCATCTAAAGCCGTAACGGGTCTGTTTTACGGTTGCCAAACTTTGGAGCAGTTGATGGAAGATGCCAGAGATTTTAAGGCACTTATTCCATCCATGAAGATTACTGACTATCCGGCTATTTCCTATCGTGCCGTACACTTTGATTCCAAACATCATCTGAACCGCATGGAATATTATTATCGGGAGATAGATAAACTTGCCCGTTATAAAATTAATGCCGTCATCTGGGAACTGGAAGATAAACTCCGATATACAAGGCGTCCGGAAATAGCCGCTTCCAATGCCATCAGCAAACAAGAAATGCAGGCTTTGTGCCGCTATGCCAGAGAGAGAAATGTGGAGATAAGTCCGTTGGTTCAAGGATTGGGACATGCCGGATTTATATTGAAGCATCATTGGGAATTACGTGAGAATCCTGACAGTGATTGGGAATTTTGTCCGTCCGATCCCCGCACATATGAACTGCAATTCGACCTTTACCGGGATGCCATTGAAGCAATGCCATACGGCAGATATTTGCATGTGGGAGGAGATGAAATTACCGCCATAGGTATAGACGAACGTTGTAAAGCAACGGGAAAGACACCTTTTGAGCTGCAAATGATCTGGCTGAGAAAAGTGTGCGACTTTGCTACGGCTCATGGCCGTATTCCCATCTTTTGGGATGATATGCCTTTGAAGTATGGCGGTGTATGGAACTTGGTAAACGGTAATGAATCTGCCGAAGAAGTTGCGGCAAAATGGAACAATGAGAAGCTTGATGAAGGAATAGGCCTCTTTCCTAAAGAGTGCATATATATGAGATGGAATTATAGGGACGCGACTAAACCGGGACATCAACGCATCTTGCAATGGTATCATGACAAGGGGCTGAAGGTGATGGGAGCCACTTCCGTTGCCTTTGGTGATTCTCCTTTTATGCCTCGTGACAGCTCTTTGGCAAGCAATATTAAGGGATTCAACGTATTGGTGGCCCGAAATCAGCTAAAAGGAATTCTGGCTACTACATGGGATGACGGGTCACCTCATTCTGAAACCGTATGGCGCGGCTACATTGCGCAAGGGGAGTATGGCTGGAATCCGACGGCGCGTTCTGTGGAAGCATTTAAAACAGCTCATGCCCAACGGGAATTCGGCTTTCGCCCGGAAGACAAACGTATGGCTTTTGTGGATGACATGGAGCAGGAAGCGTTTTTCTTTGATGCGGCATTGGTGAGTGCAGGAAGGCGCAACCCGGCATGGGGAACAACAAAATTCACTTTGATTACGCTGCCGGATAAAAATGCTCCCGGACAATGGAGTCGTGCCTATCAGCAAAAGATAGCACAAGCGGAAATGGAAGCAAAACGATATGATGTGATTTGTAAAGGAATAGAAGCGGCCAAGCAGCATGCTTTGCGCAATCGCTATACATTGGAGGTGTATGAGCAGACCAATCATCTGCTCAACTTTCCTGTACGCTTGATACTGGCACTTCATGCCTATGACATCGCTGCAGATGAAAACAGTAGGAAAGTGGCTTTGCGGCGTATCGGTGAGGTCTGTGAATATTTTCGAACCATGAGGATGAATCTGGAAGATGTTTATTCCAGAACCCGATTCATGCAGCAACCGGATGGCTATATTACCGACCAGAACCATTCCAATCATCTTGCTGCTAAGACAAGCAATAGCGACTGGTGGTATTATTATGAAATACCGATGGTGAAAAAGACAAAAGTATGGTTGGAATCATTGATTAACAAATAA